The following nucleotide sequence is from Armatimonadota bacterium.
GGACGCGTGCTTGCTCAGAACGATGCGGCGCACTTCATCCCCGCTCTGGAGACGTACCTGGCCGAGCTGCCCTGGGAGATCCGCTGCGTGCACTGCATCCTGGACAATGGATCCTCGCATATCGCCAAAGCCACGCGCGACTGGGTCGCGGCCCAAGAAGGATTGGTACGCTTGCACTTCACTCCCGCCCACGCATCGTGGCTGAATCAGGCAGAGCTGGCCCTCAGCGCCTTCAGTCGACGCTACCTGCGCAACCGGGTGAGCGAAAGCCGTCAGGAATTGATCACCCATATCTACCGCTCAATAGGCGAGTACAATGCGTTACACGCTCATCCTTTTCGGTGGTCGTTCACGAGGCACGCGATGCATCAATGGTACTGCCGCCGAATTTGGGCGACGGTGCACTAGGATGAAAGGATGAGGAGATCGGGCGACGAGCTGATAGGAGGTAGATGGGTGCCGGTTGCCCCGCCACCGGGCAAGAACCTTACTGGCCCTGCTTCGGGATCAGAGCAGGCCGCGCCGCAGTGCCTGGATCACCGCCTCCAGGCGGCTGTGTGCCTGGAGGGCTACCAGAATCTGCTGGATGTGGTTGCGCACGGTGGCGGGGCTGATCCCCAGCGTACGGGCGATGCTGCGGGTGCTGGACCCGTAGGCCAGGAGCTTGAGGATCGTCGTCTGCCGCGGTGAGAGGACCACCGGCATGACGGCGGCGCGGCCGTCGGGGTCGCCGGAGGAGAGAGCGAGGGCCCCCTGGAGCACCTGCTGCACGAAGGAGCGGCGGTACTGCTCCTCGGTGACGTTCCGCAGGAGGTGGACGACGCAGGGAGCGGCGTTGGGCGGGATGATGGAGGAAACCGCAACCCACAGGGGCGTCCCCCCGCGCCGGTCCACCTGCAGCTCCATCGACCCCAGTGGCTCGTGCCGCTGCATGGCCACCAGGGCCGGGCAGAGGGTGTTGCAGACGGGACGCCCCCTGGCATCGCGTCCGGCGATGACCTGCGCGCAGCTTCGGCCCACCGCCTCGCCGGCCGGGAGACCAAGGAGCTTCTCCGCCCCCTGGTTCCAGGCGATGATCGTGCGCGTGGCGTCTGCGGCGAAGGCGGGATCGCCGGTGCCTTCCACCAGCGCGACGATGTCGTCCGTCGCGCGCATGGGCGTCCTCCTTACTTCGGCTTCGACGTCGGGTCGCCCGGCAGGGTGCCCGCCCTGATCTCGGTGATGTTGTTGAAGCCGTCCTTGTCGGAGTCCAGGGTCTCGATGGCCTTCAGGGCGGCCGCGTCCCGCGTCTTCTTGCTCAGGTAGTCTTTTCCGTAGGGGTTGAGCTCCTTTGTAGGCGGCATCTTGGCGTGGCAGACCAGGCAGCCCGCGCTTGCCAATGCCGTTCCCTCCTTGGGAGCGTAGGTCTCTTTGAAGAGCGTATGGTCCTTGGGCAGGGCCAGCGCCACCGCGGTGGTAAGGATCAGCGCCAAGGCCACCGCTACAGCAGTACCGGTGCGAACCATCGTCGTGCCTCCCTTCTCCTGGCGTCTCACCCGCCCGAGCCTGGCGGTCCCTCAGCCTGCCGGGCTGGCGATGCTTCCCCCTCCCCATCGTTGCGGGGCCGTGCTGTCGCCGGCGCGGGAGCGGTCAGCTCCAGCAGCCAGCGCTTGTAGCGGGCGCGCTGTCGCCGGTAGGCGGCCTCGTCGATACCGCCCGCCTGGTACAGGTCGTCCAGCGCAGCGATCGCGTCGATCAGCTCCTCCCTGTGTAGCGGCGGCTGCCGGCCGGGCCAACGACTGCCCCGTCGGACGAAGGGGTAGACCAGCGCGGCCGCGGCCACCCCGGCGAAGGCGGCGACGAGCAGGCGGCGGCTCGCGCTCCGCGGCGCCGGCAGGTCGGAGAGGACCAGAGAGATCGATGTTCCCGGGGCCAGCGAGCGGGCGGAGAAGCGGGAGAAGGTCCCCTGCTCGGTCCTCACCGGGGCCTGCACGGCCAGCGGCGCAGCAGCGGTCAGCCGGGCCGCCGGGTCGCCGAAGACCTCCACCAGGTCCGTGGGATAGTCCAGCGTGCGCACCACGGTGGCCCCGCCGCCCCTGGAGGGGACGGTGTAGCTGAACCCGATCTCCCGCGCCCCCGGCTTCACGTCCATGGTGTCCACGAAGCCCCCGGGCGTTGGGAAAACGCAGCACTCCATCAGGCCTTCCAGGTACGAGACCTCCGCGGCACCGTGGGGCAGGCGGAAGCGCAACGTCTCCCGCTTACCGTCCTGCCGCACAGTGGCCCCGATGTAGGTGCGGTCCGTGGGGTTGACGAAGACGAGGAGCTCGGTCACCCGCACCAGGCCCTCCCCGGGCTCAACGATCACGTGGTGCACGTTCACCCGGATGATCGAGGAGTCGGTCGTCGGCTCATAGACCCGCAGCGTCACCTCCCTGGCGCGTTCTCCTGCCTTGAACCTGACAGGGAGGCTGTCGTAGTCGCCCCCGCGGTACTTCACGTTGACCATGTAGGTGCGGGCCGGATCGGCGGCCACGGTGAAGGTGAATCTGCCGCCGGCATCGGTGGTGGCGGTCGCCCTGTCCACCTCAGCACTGCCGGAGTAGGTGGTCAGGGTGACGGTCTGACCGGCTAGGGGTGTGACCTTTCCCCCCGTCATGCTCTGCACCCGGCCGCTGATGGTGCCGGGGGGCGGGGCGGCGGTGGCGAACCCGGCGGCCGCCTGCAGCGTCAGGCCGGCCAGCACCAGCACAGCCAGGGCGCCCGGCAATGCGGTCGGCGCGCCCCCGGCCATAGGGAGCGCCATCCGTTTCACCGTGGCACCTCCACGCCCACCGGCGCCCCGCAGGTGGGGCAGTAGCGGGCCTCCTGTGGCAGGCTTCCTCCGCAGGAGGCGCAGGGCCGGGTGCGGCGCCGCGCCGCGATCTGTGCCTCCAACAGCGCCTCCGCGTCGGGCTCACCGCCCCTGGTGGGGGAGACGGCGGCCCTGGTGATGGCCTGCAGCGCTCTGGCCTCGTAGCGGGCCCGCAGGAGGGCGTAGTCCTCGGGCGAGATCTTGCCCGTGGCGTAGTCAAACTCCAGTTCCCTGATGGCGGCCAGGGCCAGCTCCTTCTCCCGGCTGCCGTCGGCGGGGAGAGGGGGCGGTTCCTCCTCCGCCTCCGTCGCGCGCAGCAGCGGCCAGAGGATAAGCGCCGCAGTGGCGCCAACGAGCAGGACCATGACCATTAGGTCCATCAGCGGGCCTCAGACATCGAACTTGCGCAGCTCCTCGTCCAGCAGCCGGCGCTCCTCGGGGGTCAGCGACGAGGGTGGCGCCGCCTGCGGGGCCGGCCGCCGCGTCCAGGACGCTCCAAGAAGCAGGATGACCACAGCGCCGGCCAGCAGGGCGGCGTAGGGACCCCACCAGGCCACCAGGTTGAGTCCGCGCCGCGGCGGGGCGGCCAGTACGGCCTCGCCATACTGTGCCACCAGGACGTCCGTGATCTCCGCGGGGGTCTTCCCGGCCTCCACCAGGCGGCGGATCTCCGCCAGCATCCTGTCCCGCGGGCCGCAGACCGGGTGGGTGCAGGAGGCCAGGGTGAGGCCGCAGCCGCACTGGCACATGAACTGTGTGGCCAGCTGGTTCACCACGGCCTGGACGGTCTCCCCGGCGGCATGGGCGTGCGCCGGCTGCAGCAGGACCAGGACCGCTACCCCGCCCAGCCAGACGAGCAGACTCAGCGCCGCCGGTCTCATCCCTTGCTTCCTACAGGCAATGCGCCTCAGTGTTCATGTCTCGGGTTCCTGTGGCCCATGTTCGGGTTCATGCCTCCGCCCCCACCAGGTAGCGCGCCCGGGCGCGCAGCGCCTCCCGCCGCTCCGGCCAGAAGGCGACGACCGTGCCCAGCGACAGCAGCGCGCCGCCGATCCACATCCACATCATCAGAGGGTTGACGATCACGCGGAAGCTGGCGCTGCCGTCCTCGCCGATGCCGGCCAGGATGACGTAGAGGTCCTCCAGCAGGGTCGAGCGGATGGCCACCTCGGTCATGGGCTGCTCCTCGTGGCCGCGGTGGATATTGCGCTGCGGGTTGAGCACGCCCACCGGCTCGTTCCCGTTGAAGACGGTCAGCGTGGCCGCGGTCACCAGGGCGCCGGGCGTGGGGTACTGGCTCAGGCCCTCGTAGCGCAGGGTGTACTGGTTGATGGCCACGGTCTGCCCCTGGCGCAGCACCGCCTCACGCTCGGTGCGAAACGCCCCTCCGGCCATCCCGGCGAAGAGCAGAATCACTCCCAGGTGCACGATGTAGCCGCCGTAGCGACGGCGGTTGCGCAGCACCAGCCTGCCCAGGGCCAGGGGGTAGGGCTCGCCGTGAGCGCGCCGCACCATGGCCCCGCGGTGGAAGTCCAGCACGATGGTGGCGGTGACGAAGACGGACAGGGCAAAGGCCGCCAGGGCCACTGGCTGGCTCACCCCGCGCAGGAGCAGGAGGATGGCCGCCAGCAGGCCCAGCGCTCCCGGCAGGAGGAAGTTGCGACGGAGGTTGGCCGCGGAGGCCTTGCGCCAGGCCAGCAGAGGACACAGCCCCATAACCAGGAGAAGGGCCAGGCCGATGGGGACGTTCACCTGGTTGAAGAAGGGCGCCCCCACGCTGATCTTCACGCCGCGCACCGCCTCGGAGACCAGGGGGAAGATTGTCCCCAGGAAGACGGAGAAGGCTGCGCCCACCAGGATCAGGTTGTTGAACAGGAAGCTGGCCTCGCGTGACAGCAGCGAGTCCAGGTCCCCCGCCGACCGCAGCCAGGGCAGCCGCGCGGCCAGCAGGGTGAAGGAGACGATCAGGACCAGGGCGATGAAGGCGAAGAACAGCGGCCCCAGGGAGCTGAGGGCGAAGGAGTGCACCGAGGAGAGGACACCGCTGCGGGTGAGGAACGTGCCGAAGATGGCCAGGGCGAATGTGAGGATGATCAGGACCAGGTTCCAGACCTTCAGCATGTCCCGCTTCTCCTGGATCATTACCGAGTGCAGGAAGGCCGTGCCCGTCAGCCAGGGCATCAGGCTGGCATTCTCCACGGGGTCCCAGGCCCAGTAGCCGCCCCAGCCCAGCTCCACGTAGGCCCACTGCATTCCGAAGAGGATGCCCAGGGAGAGGAAGAACCAGGAGGCCAGGGTCCAGCGCCGGGTGGCCCGGATCCACTCGTCGTCCAACCGCCTGGTGGCCATGGCGGCTATGGCGAAGGCAAAGGGGATGGTGAACCCCACGTATCCCAGGTACTGCGTCGGGGGGTGGAAGAACATCCCCGGGTTCTGCAGCAGGGGATTGAGCCCCTGGCCGTCCGGCGGGGGGAAGGGAAGGCGGGCGAAGGGACTGCTCACCAGGGCCAGCAGCAGGGTGAAGAAGGAGGAGGTGCCCATCACCGTGGCGATGACGTAGGGCATCAGCTCCCGATAGGCTCCCTGGCGCCAGACGACCAGGGTCCCGAAGCCTGCCAGCAGCCAGGCCCAGAACAGCAGCGAGCCCGCCTGCCCGGCCCACCAGGCCGAGACCGTATACCAGAACCCCAGGTCGCGACTGGTGTACGAGGCCACATAGGCGTTACCGAAGTCTCGGGTCACCAGTTGCCACAGGAGGACCGCGGAAGCCACGGTCAGCAGGAGGAAGAGAGCGTATGTGGCGTTGCGAGCGCTGTGCTGCAGGTCGGCGCGGCGCAGCCCCGCGCCCAGCAGGGCCGCCACCAGACCGTAGGCGGAGACCAGGGCCGCCAGTGCAACGGAAAGATTGCCTATTTCGCTCACCGCGCTCCTCGTTTCTATCCCCGCGGCACCTGGCCCGGGCCAAGACTCCTGCCTCCCGGCTTGGCCTCAAACTTGGACGGGCACTTGGCGAACAGGCGAACAGCGGTGAAGCTCTCCCCGTCGTAGGTCCCCTCCAGCACCACCTCCGCGCCTGGCTTGAAGGTGTCCGGCACCACCCCCCGGTAGGCCACCGGAATCCGCCGCCTACCGTCGGTGATGGTGAAGGCCAGCCGGCCGCTCATCTGGTCCCAGGCGACCCCGGGGAGGACCCTGCCGTTCAGGCGGACGCTGGCGCCGCGCAGCGCCGCGCCGCGGTCCAGCAGCTCTCCCACGGTCAGGTAGTAGCTCATGCTGCTGCGGGCTCCGGTGAAGGCCAGGTACCCGGCCCCCAGTACGAAGACGGCGACGGCCAGGGCGAACTTCTTCCTGGCACGGCTCATGGCATCACCCTCCCGCCGTCCTGCTCACGCCCGGCGGGCCTGCTGCAGCGCCCGGACCTCGGCCTCCAGCGCCCGGCTGATGCCCAGCAGCCGCAGGACGTAGAGGAACAGGCCCGCCCAGACCAGGGCGAACCCAATGAACATGGCCACCAGGGGAGTCATGACGGCACCTCCTGCCCTCCGGCGGCCCACCGGGGTGCAGCCAGCCGGAGCTCGTCATCCTTGAGTTCTGCCAGCACGTCGGCTGTCGCCATCTGCCGGCGGCGCACTGAGAAGAGGGCGACATAGAGCACGGTAAACGCAGCCACGTTCACTAGCAGCGCCTGCAGCATCGCCGGGTGTAGTCCGGAGCCGAAGCCCTCTGGCCGCACCACCACCGGCAGCGGGTGGAGGGAGCGCCACCAGACCACCGAGAGGTGGATCAGCGGGATGTCCAGGAACCCGATCACCCCCAGCACCGCAGCGAAGCGCGAGGCCTGCCCACCTGCGCCGCCGTAGGCGCGGACCATCAGCGCCACCACGTAGATCAGCCAGAGCATGAACGTGGTGGTGAGACGCGGGTCCCAGGACCACCAGGTGCCCCAGGCATAGCGTCCCCACACCGAGCCACTGAGGATAGCGAGGGTGGTGAAGACGACCCCCACCTCGGTGCTGGCCCAGGCGGCGAGGTCGTACCGCCGGCGGCGCGTGAACAGGTATCCCAGACTGGCAGCGAAGACCACGGCGAATGCCAGGAAGGCCACCCAGGCTGCGGGGACGTGGACGTAGAAGATGCGCTGGGCGTTGCCCATGGTAGCCTCTTCCGGGGCGTAGAGCAGAGCGGCGAACTGGCCACCCACCGCCAGGGCCAGCCCCAGCCAGGTGAGCGCCGCCACCCTATCCGGCCTGATTCTCACTGGCCTCTCCCATTCCCGGGTCGTCGCCACGCCGCTCACTCCTCCAGGAGGAACTCAAAGACCAGGTAGCCCAGCACCAGGAATATCAGGTCGAAAGCTCCAAGGATGCGCAATCCGGGCAGCACCGCGCGCAGGGGCCAGCCAGCCAGGATCCCCGCCGTGGCCTTCACTCCGGCGATGAGCACGGGGGAGGCGATGGGGAACAGCAGCACCGGGAGCAGCACCTCCCGGATGCGTGTGTGCACCGACATGGCCGAAAAGATCGTCCCCACCGCCACCAGCCCCACGCCCCCCAGCAGGAGGACGGCTGCCAGAGGCAGCAGCCGGGAGCCCAGGGCGATGCCCGAGAGTGCCGCCATCGCCGGGAGGATCAGGGCCGCCACCAGAAGCAGAAAGAGCAGGTTGGCCGCCGCCTTCCCCAGGTAGATAAGGCTGCGCTCCACCGGGAAGAGGCGCAGCGCCTCCAGGCACTGCTGCTCGCGCTCCAGCACAAACGAGCGCGACAGGCCCAGGGTGGCGGCGAAGGCCAGCGTCACCCAGAGCATCCCCGGCAGCAGGGCCGCCGCCTGGGCCGGCGAGGGAGAGAAGGCGAAGTTGAAGACCACCGCTGCCAGGAGGGCAAAGACCACCATCCCCGTGAGGATCTCCTTGGTGCGCAGCTCCAGGAGGAGGTCCTTCCAGACGAGCAGGCGCACAGCGCTCAGTGCACCCATGCTCCGCTCCTTACCACCTGGGTGTAGAGCTGGCCCACGGCACGCCAGTCGTCCAGCCCCTCCCGGCCCTCATAGGCCACCGCCCCGTCCACCAGGATGACCATGCGGTCGGCCAAGGGGAGTCCCTGTTCGATGCTGTGGGTGGTCAGGACGATGGTGCGGTCGCCGCGCAGCCGTTCCAGCAGCCCGCTGAAGATCTCAGCGGCGTGCCGGTCCAGCCCAGTGTAGGGCTCGTCCAGCAGCAGCAACGGCGGGTCGTGCACCAGGGCACGGGCGATGGTTAGCCGCTGCAGCATGCCGCGGCTGAAGGTGCGCACCAGATCATAACGGCGAGAACCCAGCCCCACAGTCTCCAGCATCGCGGCGGCCCGCGCCGCTGCGTCCGGCACCCCGTACATCCGTGCGGTAAACACCAGGTTCTCCAGGGCGGTCAGGCCCGTGTAGAGGTAGCTGTGGTGGGAGACCAGACCGATCAGCCGGCGGAGACTGTCGTCCCCCTGCGGGTTGCGGCCGAAAAGGCGCAGGGTGCCGGCGCTTGGCCGCATCAGGGTGGCCAGGATCTTGATCAGCGTGGTCTTTCCGGCCCCGTTTGGGCCGAAAATGACCAGGGACTCGCCCGCCGGGACGTCCAGGGTCACCTGCCGCAGTGCCCGCACCGGGCCAAACGCCTTCTCCAGGTCTCTGGTCTCGATCGCCTGCACCGGTCACCGAGCGCGCAATGCGCGCTTCCCCGATTCCTGCGCCCAGTCTATGTGGCGGTGGAAAGCGCCGCTATCAGGTAGGGGGCGGATTCTGCCTCCTGTGCCCGGCCTATATGGCTCTGGTCTGCACAGGAGCGGTAAAGATGCGGGGTTCTGAGGGCTGGAGGGCCCGATTACGTCAGCACATTGGAGGCTGGTGAGAATTGTTACGGGGTAGTGCAGGTGCTTCAGGGGCTATGAGCTCCGGTCCGTCAACAGGCCCATCCCTGGGCAACTGTGCCTCCGCGCAAGTGCCCAACAGACCGCGTGGCGCTGGACCGTACCAGCCGAGCGCAGTGGATAATCGGGCTTTGGCCTGATGTTGGGCTAGGCTTGAGGACCTAGTTCATTCCTCCAGGTGTTAGGTACGGCTGGTTCATGACAGGACATACTCGGTCGCCTATGGTGCAATTGGGTCGCTGGTGCCTGGTGTGCTTACTGGTGGACCGTCGGGCGCCGGGGCTACCGTGAGAGATTCGCCCTGGATGCTTTGAAGCAGGGAAGGGAGATGGACGAATTAAGTGCACGGCCACAGCGCATCCGGCGCCGGAGGTTCCTCGACTACTCGTTCGGCGCTGCTCTGGCGGCACTGGCCGGGACTGTACTCTACCCGGTCATCAATTACCTGATCCCACCGAAGACCAAGGAGATCACCCATCAGGCGGTGGTGGCGGGGAAAGCGGGTGAGCTCCCTTCCAACTCCGGGAAGATCTTCGCCTTCGAAGGGAGACCGGCCATCGTGCTGCGCACACCCGATGGAGAGGTGCGGGCCTTCACCGCTGTGTGCACTCACCTGGCCTGCAACGTGCAGTACCGCCCGGACCTGCAGCACATCTGGTGCGCCTGCCACGACGGCCACTACGACCTCCACGGGCAAGTCCTCTCCGGCCCGCCGCCCCGGCCGCTGGTGGAATATAAGGTCACCCTCAAAGGAGAAGACATCATCGTCAGCAGAACCTAGCCATGGGCGTGCGGGACTGGCTGAACGAACGCCTGCGGTACGAAGCTGCCCAGGCGTTCCTGGAGAAGAAGGCTGTTCCCGTCCACCGCTACGCTGTCACCTACTACACGGGGGGTGTCACCCTTTTCTTCTTCGTGGTCCAGGTGCTCACCGGGTTGCTCCTGCTCATGTACTACCGGCCCGCCTCCGACGCTGCCTTCGAGAGCGTGCGCCTGATCATCGCCAAGGTGCGTTTCGGCTGGCTCGTCCGCAATATCCACGTCTGGTCCGCCAACGCTATGGTGGGAGCGGCAGTGCTCCACCTGGCAGCCACTTTCTTCAGCCGCGCCTACCGGAAGCCGAGGGAACTGACCTGGGTCTCCGGTGTCCTCCTCCTGGGCGTTACCCTGGCGTTTGCCTTCACCGGGTACCTGTTGCCGTGGAACACCCTGGCTTACTTTGCCACGAAGGTGGGGACGGAGATCGCGGGTGACGTCCCGGTCATCGGCCGGGCGCTCATGGTCCTGCTGCGGGGGGGCGAGGACATCACCGCAGCCACCCTCATTCGCTTCTTCGGCATCCACGTGGCCATCCTGCCCGCGCTGGCCACAGTGCTGCTCGGCCTGCACCTGACGCTGGTGCAGATACACGGGATGAGCCGGCCGATCTCCGTGCGCGTGCGTGGCGAGGAGCGCTTCTACCCCGAGTTCATGCTGCGAGACTTCATCGTCTGGGTGGTGCTGCTGGGCGGCCTGGCTGTGGTGGCCACGCTGTGGCCCTGGCCACTGGGGGAGAAGGCGGACCCGCTGGCCCCGGCTCCTGCGGGTCTGCGGCCGGAGTGGTACTTCCTGTTCATGTACCAGACCCTGCGCATGATCCCCGGCCGCATCGCCGGCCTGGAGGGCGAGGCTGTGGGCGTCACCCTCTTCGCGCTGACCGGCCTCGCGCTGCTGCTGGTCCCCTTCCTCGACTGCTGGGCGCAGCGGGAGCACAAACACCCGCTGTTCCCCGCCCTGGGGGCGGCCGCCTTCGCCTTCGTCCTGCTGATGACGGCGCTGGCCCTGGTCGCCGGGATGTGAGGCTATGAGGCCAGGGGCGCTCCTGCGCGTCCTCCTGGTGGCCACAGCCGGGCTCGGCATCTGGGCAGGATGGGCGCTGCTGCCCGGCTCATCGGTCCAGGCGGCCCAGACGGCTGACTCCTGCACCAACTGTCATCAGAACCTCGCCGGGAAGCTGGCGGCCCCAGCGGAGGGGATGAGCGAAGACGTGCACGGTCGTGCGGAACTGCGCTGCGCGGGGTGCCATGGGGGCGACCCCGCCCGCAGCGGCATGGACGCCCACGACCCCGCCGCCGGATTCAGGGGCGTGCCCCAGCGACGGCAGGTTCCGCAGCAGTGCGCGCGCTGCCATGAGGATCCGACATTCATGCGGCGCTTCAATCCTTCGCTGCCCACCGACCAGTTCGCCCGCTACCTGACCAGCGAACACGGGAAGCACCTGGCCGCAGGCGACGGCAACGTGGCTGTGTGCACCTCCTGCCACGGCGTCCACCCGGTGCGTGCCGTGAGCGATGCGCGCTCCCCTGTCTTCCCCACCAACGTGCCCAGTACATGCGCCCGCTGCCACGCCGACGTTGCCCTGATGAAGCCCTATGGAATCCCCACCAGCCAGTTCGCCGAGTACCGGGAAAGCGTGCACGGGCAGGCACTACTTCGGCGGGGCAACCGCCAGTCCCCGGCGTGCAACGACTGTCACGGCAACCACGGTGCCGCACCCCCAGGCGTTGAGTCCGTGGCCAACGTCTGTGCCCAGTGCCACCGCGCCACGCGGGACCTTTTCGTGCGCAGCCCGCACAAGAGGGCGTTTGACACCCTGGGGATGGCGGAGTGCACCGTCTGCCACGGGACACACAACATCTCCTTTCCCACGGACGTGATGCTGGGTCAGGAGCAGGGGTCGGTGTGCCTGCGGTGCCACCCCGGCGGAACCGCAGGCCTGCGGGCTGCTGCAGAGATGCGGGCGACCCTGGAAGAAGTGAAGGCCGCCATCGCGCAGGCTGAGGCCATCCTGAAACGCGCGGCCGGCGCCGGGATGGACGTGGGCGACGCCAGGATCGACCTGGACGAGGCCACGTCGCAGCTGATCCGGGCCCGGGCCGTGACCCACACCACAAGCCCGCCCGAGGTGCGGCGGGTGACTGCGGTCGGCCTCACTGCCGCCGGCCGGGCACGCGCCGTGGGCGAAGCGGCCCTGGCCGAGATGGGATTCCGCCGCCGCGGCCTCGGCGTCTCTGTGGCCATCATCGCCTTTGTGGCAATCCTGCTCTGGCTGAAGCTGCGGGAGCTGAAGCATACGCCAGCATCCAGGTGACCAAAGCGCTGGCCATAGAGCTCGTGGTCTCAGGCAGGTCCCCCGCCCCGCATCGGGCGGTCGCCCGATACCTTTGCCGCGGTTTTGGCCTATAGGCTATAGCTAAAGCGAAGGTGTCCCGTATGAGCCTACGCAGGCGGATCATGCTGCTGGTGACGGTCGGGCTGATCGCCGCCACCGCCCCGCTGGGGGTAATGGGTATCGGCATGCTCCGCGCATCCACCGACCGTATCCTGGAGGAGCGGCTGGCCGTGGCCAGGTCCACGGCCGGCCACCTGGACGACCGCCTCACCCAGGAGCTGCGGCAGCTCCACCAGCTTGGCCGCCGGGTTGGCCCCCTGCTGGCTGACGGGGATCTGGACGGAGTGCGCCGCGTCCTCACCTCCGCTGCGCCCGCCCTGGACCTCTTCTCCGGTGCGGTGTTCCTGGCTGACCGCCGAGGCGCGCTTGCCGCCAGTGAGCCCCCGGGTAGACAATGGGCGGCGATGCCGGCGGCTGCGCCAGGCGCGGTGCGGCAGGCGCTGGAGCGTGGCCGTCCCGGGATCAGCGGGCCGGTGCGGACTGCGGAGGGAACCCCTGCGGTCATCGTCACCATCCCCGTCCTCGGGCCGTCCGGCACTGCTGCCGGCGTGATCGGAGGGCTCATCCTCCTCCCCAGCCCCGTGCTGCAGGCGTTTGTCGAGAGGTTGGCGGTGGGCGCGACCGGGCACGCTGCAGTGGTCAGCGAGGACGGGGTGGTCCTGGCCAGCAGCGAACCTGAGGAGATATCCACCCGGGGCGAGCACCCCGAGTTCGTCTCCCGTATGATCTCCACACGCCGTGCCGGAGTAAGCTTGGCCGAGGGGACGGATCCGGCGGGACGGCCGGAGCGCCACGTCATGGCTTTCGCCCCGCTTTCCGCAGCTCCCTGGGGCCTCATGGTGGGCCAGGACGAGGCGGAGACCTACGGCCCCATCCGCCGGCTGCGCGACCGGGTGGTCCTCTTCGGCCTGGCCGTGCTCGCCGCCGCCCTCCTCTTTGCCTGGCTGGACACGGGAGCGGTGGCTTCCCCCCTGCGGGCGCTGAAGGAGGCGGCGGAGCAGATCGCCGGCGGGGACCTGGGGCGGGAGATCGCGGTGCGTCGCAGTGACGAGGTAGGGGCGCTGGCGGACAGCTTCGAGACCATGCGGCAGCGGTTGCTCGCTTCCCTGGAGGAGATCCGCCGCCGGGCCCGCGCCTCACAGTCCCTCTACGAGACCGGGAAGGACGTGCTCAGCCTGCAGGACCGGGAGGCTGTTTTGCGGTCGATCGTACACCGGGCCGCCGCGTTGCTGGCGGTGGACGTGGCGGTCCTCTGCCTGGCGGACGAGGGGGGAGCGGCGCGCGTCGGCGCCCTGGCCGGTCCCGCGGACGCCACCTCTGCAGGGCCGCACGCGTTTCCCCTGCACGAAGGAGAGGGAGGGACGGCCTGCCTGAACTGCACCGTGCTGAAACCCCGCTACCGGGCCTCCCACCTGGCAGCACCCCTGACCATCGGCGGGCGCGCGGTGGGCGCCCTGTGCGTTGGGGCGCGGGGAGTTCGGGAGTTCTCGCTGGAGGAGCGGGAGCTGCTCTCCGGGCTGGCCAACCTGGCGGCGATTGCCGTGGAGAACGCCCGTCTCCAGGAGCGGGTGCAGTCCCTGGCGGTGCTGGAGGAGCGGGAGCGCATCGCCCGGGAGATCCACGACAGCGTGGGTCAGGTGCTGGGCTACGTCAACACCAAGGCGCAGGCAGTGAAGGTCCTGCTGGAAGCGGGGAGGAGTACAGAGGCGCAGGCCCAGCT
It contains:
- a CDS encoding CcmD family protein, which gives rise to MTPLVAMFIGFALVWAGLFLYVLRLLGISRALEAEVRALQQARRA
- a CDS encoding cytochrome c maturation protein CcmE; protein product: MSRARKKFALAVAVFVLGAGYLAFTGARSSMSYYLTVGELLDRGAALRGASVRLNGRVLPGVAWDQMSGRLAFTITDGRRRIPVAYRGVVPDTFKPGAEVVLEGTYDGESFTAVRLFAKCPSKFEAKPGGRSLGPGQVPRG
- the ccsA gene encoding cytochrome c biogenesis protein CcsA translates to MRIRPDRVAALTWLGLALAVGGQFAALLYAPEEATMGNAQRIFYVHVPAAWVAFLAFAVVFAASLGYLFTRRRRYDLAAWASTEVGVVFTTLAILSGSVWGRYAWGTWWSWDPRLTTTFMLWLIYVVALMVRAYGGAGGQASRFAAVLGVIGFLDIPLIHLSVVWWRSLHPLPVVVRPEGFGSGLHPAMLQALLVNVAAFTVLYVALFSVRRRQMATADVLAELKDDELRLAAPRWAAGGQEVPS
- a CDS encoding heme exporter protein CcmB gives rise to the protein MGALSAVRLLVWKDLLLELRTKEILTGMVVFALLAAVVFNFAFSPSPAQAAALLPGMLWVTLAFAATLGLSRSFVLEREQQCLEALRLFPVERSLIYLGKAAANLLFLLLVAALILPAMAALSGIALGSRLLPLAAVLLLGGVGLVAVGTIFSAMSVHTRIREVLLPVLLFPIASPVLIAGVKATAGILAGWPLRAVLPGLRILGAFDLIFLVLGYLVFEFLLEE
- a CDS encoding cytochrome c-type biogenesis protein CcmH, encoding MRPAALSLLVWLGGVAVLVLLQPAHAHAAGETVQAVVNQLATQFMCQCGCGLTLASCTHPVCGPRDRMLAEIRRLVEAGKTPAEITDVLVAQYGEAVLAAPPRRGLNLVAWWGPYAALLAGAVVILLLGASWTRRPAPQAAPPSSLTPEERRLLDEELRKFDV
- a CDS encoding transposase; the encoded protein is GRVLAQNDAAHFIPALETYLAELPWEIRCVHCILDNGSSHIAKATRDWVAAQEGLVRLHFTPAHASWLNQAELALSAFSRRYLRNRVSESRQELITHIYRSIGEYNALHAHPFRWSFTRHAMHQWYCRRIWATVH
- a CDS encoding LuxR C-terminal-related transcriptional regulator, whose protein sequence is MRATDDIVALVEGTGDPAFAADATRTIIAWNQGAEKLLGLPAGEAVGRSCAQVIAGRDARGRPVCNTLCPALVAMQRHEPLGSMELQVDRRGGTPLWVAVSSIIPPNAAPCVVHLLRNVTEEQYRRSFVQQVLQGALALSSGDPDGRAAVMPVVLSPRQTTILKLLAYGSSTRSIARTLGISPATVRNHIQQILVALQAHSRLEAVIQALRRGLL
- a CDS encoding heme lyase CcmF/NrfE family subunit; its protein translation is MSEIGNLSVALAALVSAYGLVAALLGAGLRRADLQHSARNATYALFLLLTVASAVLLWQLVTRDFGNAYVASYTSRDLGFWYTVSAWWAGQAGSLLFWAWLLAGFGTLVVWRQGAYRELMPYVIATVMGTSSFFTLLLALVSSPFARLPFPPPDGQGLNPLLQNPGMFFHPPTQYLGYVGFTIPFAFAIAAMATRRLDDEWIRATRRWTLASWFFLSLGILFGMQWAYVELGWGGYWAWDPVENASLMPWLTGTAFLHSVMIQEKRDMLKVWNLVLIILTFALAIFGTFLTRSGVLSSVHSFALSSLGPLFFAFIALVLIVSFTLLAARLPWLRSAGDLDSLLSREASFLFNNLILVGAAFSVFLGTIFPLVSEAVRGVKISVGAPFFNQVNVPIGLALLLVMGLCPLLAWRKASAANLRRNFLLPGALGLLAAILLLLRGVSQPVALAAFALSVFVTATIVLDFHRGAMVRRAHGEPYPLALGRLVLRNRRRYGGYIVHLGVILLFAGMAGGAFRTEREAVLRQGQTVAINQYTLRYEGLSQYPTPGALVTAATLTVFNGNEPVGVLNPQRNIHRGHEEQPMTEVAIRSTLLEDLYVILAGIGEDGSASFRVIVNPLMMWMWIGGALLSLGTVVAFWPERREALRARARYLVGAEA